TCGGACTTTTATCGTCCGACGTCGTTGCTGACGACTATTACGCATGATATGTCGTCTCTCTTGCTCCAGACATGAAAAGTAGCAATGGTGTGAACATAAATGGATATTTAAACACGAGAATTACGAGATGCCTTGTTATTGATAATAGATGCTGAAGTGAAGGGGAGAACgcgcaaaaaataaagagtacgattttacgtaatataaaagctgtaaatttataatagaattttttaatataaactgtCGTTTTTAATTCTGAAACTCGGAAAActataatactattttaaaaagtagCGCAGCATATATTGTCTAATGTATTTGAACAGCGGCTATGAAAGTATGCATTAAAACGCATTGTTTTAACATTGAAAACGTTAAACTggtattaagtttttttaaacagcACAGTAAATGCACTTCTGTTATATAAATGAGACATAGGAAGGCTTGTGTTTGTTCTATAAAATGTCATGTTCTCGAGAAACgttttaaaagtatatattctTCTGCATTCCACAGgcattgagaaaaaaagaacgagaAATGGAGCACGAAATGGAAAGACTTGCAAGAGAGAAAATTGCCTCTCAGCAGAAATTGGTAGCTTTGAAAAAGGAACTGCACGCGACTTACGATCATATTGACATTAACTCTCTTCTGCTGGAACAAAACTCAGGAGCGGACGTGACTATCAAGAACGGTGAGACACTTTCTtccaatattgaaaataaaaaaatttagcaaagcgtagcgtttttttttttttttttttttttttttatgaaattatttatggcTTTGTCTGTAATTTTCAACTCTATTTGTATTCATCTGGTTTTGAAggaaaactttataaaaaaattactctttaTCCGCCGAGGAGACAAAAAGggataaagaaatttgtttcgCGAACCAAATTCTTTTATCTCGctcgtgaattttttatcttaaaaattcttCGCGAAGTTTCAGAGAGCGCGGAGGTTGACGTTGCCGGACTACCGCGAGGCGGAACGAGGTACAGTAGCACGAGCAGCCTGAGCAGCGTGACTACGGCCAGTTCTCCGCAGGCGTTGCAGTCCACCAGCACGACGTCCAGCATCCACAATCAAGCCGCGACCGCGGGCGTCGTTTGCCAAACGCAGGATCTGAATCTTGCGCGCGGCTCCAGGGAAAGTCCACCCGCGAGCTCGACCCCCGGAACAGCGTCTGCGCCCAGTATTCCCGCCCCGACGCAGGTACCGCTTCTAATTCTTCCCCACTTTCCGAAGCGAAAGATGGCTATTTCGGCACCGTATCCAAGGCCAGGTCGCAAATATTGCGATTTTGCGTAATAAATCGGTGCCAGAGCAAACCACGTATTTGCAGAGCTGCTTTGCAGACCGATACTGGAAGGAGCTTTGAAAATGCGTGACAGAGACTTCTGCGATGATCTTGATCGGATCGTTCCTTTGTCCGAGACGTCTGCCGCGCgcataaacattataaaacatcgtGCAAATATGCTGAGGAATAGATGGGATAGCGTGTTTATTGCGTGTTCGCAGGAGAAAGTCGCTACGTCGAATACCAACATCGTGCAGCAGCCGCATCAGCTACACCTTCCAATAAGCGCCCAAATGTTGAACACGAGTCAGGGTCTCGCGACCATCGTGCCGACTCTGCAGCACATCGGCCCGGGTCTCAGGGTGATACCGGGTGACACGCGGCAGCTCTTGGTCGCGCACACCGCCGGGAACAATGAATCCAGGCCGCTGACGCTGGCGGTGCAGAACTCTTCGGATCAGTCCAGGCCTCCGTTGATCGCTGTGCAATCGAATGCTGGAAACGAGCCAAGGCCTGTGGCGCTGGTCGTTCATTCGTCCACCGCCAACGACAACCGAGTGACATTTGTACACTCGAATTTGTCAAACAACGACAGGCCGCTGGCCTTGGCCGTGCAATCGTCCGCGAGTGACGTGAGGCCTGTCACTTTCGTGCACTCCGGGAACGAGGGTCGGCCGCTGGTCCTCGCCACGCATTCCCCCGCGCTCAACGTGTCCAGTGAGTGCTAGATATGATGATTGTGAATGTACATCCAGATTCTAGATGGTTAAGTTTCCTAAGAGCGTAGACGCggaattttttttcccctcccaAATGTGAGGATTTTACATCTGCTGAGAACTCTTATGAGGTAGACGGGACGAGCGGAATCTCTCGTGAAATGAAAATGCTTGATTATTACAGATGCGCAAACGAGAATAAGGACGGGAGACGCGCAGACTACGCATAAGATGGTCGGTGGCGTAACACTGGTCGGAGGTAATGGCTCGGAATTGGCAAGACTTCCCGGCGGTGCGGAACTGAATATACTCCCAGCCAATGGTGTGTATCGACGCAACATGCGTACCAACCTCTCCGTGGCTATTTGCGTTTGGAATGTCCGCTCCAAAAGTAAACGGCCGTGGCTGCGCAGCGCGGCGGGAAAAATAACGTCGCTCCTTGCTGCTTTATGATTGCAGGGTTAACTTTAAGTCACACGGGGGTGTCGCTTCAAGCCGCCGCGGGCAAACCAGGCTCAACAATGATGCAGAGCGCTCCGTCCACAGAAAGTATAGCCCACATCGTTGGTCAGCACGCACCTCTCTCCGGCTTGACGCCAATTGTCACACCGATGACCGTCGTCTCCCAGGGTAACCAGGTGACCGCTCACATTCTGGCGCCGTCTAGTCTCGCGGGGAAAATGATCACGACTCCTATCCTCAAGTCCGTTGGACAAATGCCGCTCGTGAATGCTCAGTATCTTAACACCACGACTTTGGTGAAGCCAGTTGTTGTGGTGAGTCAACCGTCGCCGTCGACATCGACGGCGTCTTCGACGACGGCCACCAATACACAACCCTCGTCGACTTCGAACTCGACCGTCTGACAAAATCGAGAGAAAGCGAAACTAATCTGATCGCGTTGGAACATCAGAATGTGGATTACTGCATTTCACGGTAGATCTTTATGTTCATCTAAAGTAAATCTACTTGGTTATGTGTTGGGATCGACGAGTCGCTTAGGTACAATAGGATTAGCGTCTCAAAATTACGGGCAGAGCAGTAATCATCGTGAAAGAATCTTATACGAAAGAAAAGTGATTTTGCATTTTAGAATTTCACTTGTGTCCCGTGAAGAAGCTGAATTCTCAGGAGTAAATCAACTACGAAAATGTGAGAAAAAGATCTTGCTCAACTCGTGCGGTATATGTTGtgcattttgattttttttattaaaaaaaaaattgtttatgtcgcaaactaaatataaaatttaaagagataattttgtataagaaTAGCTCAAGTATgagaaaaaagtatgtaaaaaatgaGAAGGTTTTCATATTGCAGCATGCATGTTGATAAATTAAAGCTCCTGGTCTTTATATGAAATTAcgaaagtttaatattattcttgaaatcattataattaaatgtcgTAATTTGTTCActgttacaatttaattaacaaaaatttttcaatatgttTTATGGATTTATACTATTACATACGAAATGTGTaaagaaactaattttttattttaacgtgcgtgagaaagaatttaaatttctgacatcataatctaatataattgcaatgaGAGAGTTGAGGGagctttaatttttagtttgaaCTCTTTGTTCACTGATTTTTGAGAGTAAATCTCGATTACCCGAAGGAACGTTatgaaataattcaataatatgagcgaataataaattttgaccTGATTGAACAGCGCGCTTGCACGTTGATTAACGGCATATTAATACGATATACAGAATGACGAAGTTTTAACAGCAATTCCGAATATGTTTTGGATAGcaataagaattatttgtttcagtaACTATTAAAAGTGATAATATTGCAGTTACAACATCGCTCAAAAGTTTAGAACACCTTTTTCACAAatacaatattgaaaatatcatataaactCGTGAACGtacacatttattaaatttaaaacaaaaaattctatttacaatgttaataaaattgcgaaaagaaattgcaattaaaatttctttttattaaaagaatcgtATTTTCTTCGAgcttttaatacaattttgacattttgatGATcatttttctgatattttctttttaagctTGTATCACATGATCAAATTTAAGCATGCTTATTTTTCTGTGAAAAGTTttggttttattttctaaatgtgTGACGTtcagtaaatttattaaatttaatagtttttattcTCCAAACTTTTGAGCGGCAACAACGgtagcatatatatatataatacgatTTATCTTAATTTGACAGATCATTTTCTTGTGATGTATGCTATTCAGATCATTGGTTTCGTCATATTTCCGATCAAGAGTTCTTTCGTTATGCTTACTTTAACatgcaatcttttttaaagcattttatattatgaggAACGCAAGTACTTTTCCCTGAAGGAAATGAAGAGAAGCTTTGACTTGCAAtagaacaaatttttctttttgcataaCTTTTAAATTGCTTGACTGTTATATGAAACTGATAAATGAGCAGATTTCATCGTACTTTATTGCAATTGCAAAAGTATTGCAAAGAATCACAATGACGATACAATTCAAAgtgatgtaaaaattaaagtttctccAGTTTTGCTAGGTTTGTAGCTATCTGTAACTGGTTGGATTTTGTAGTCGTCTAGCGATCGAAAATTCAAAAGTCGAGGATTATAATAAGTTTTGTGTCTTCAAATTTATCATACAGTGGCTGTGGAGAACAGATATTGAGACCTCCGATATGGAGGTCTGTCTGTTTAATTTCGACAATTCAATCGCAAGATGGAGCTTTTGTTATATTGGCAATAAAAGCGgaaattatttagaaacagtgacaaaaaataatataggtTTATAATGATATACTTAAGTATTTATTcctctatatttattatatacatatatacatattatataaatcgcTATATTTTGCGTTGCCTCGCGGATGCATAATTGTAACGCGCTATGatcatattaatttcatcatgCTAATTTCGTCATACGGAAAGATTTAGAAATGCGTATTTTAAATCAGCGTCATTATCGTGATTTATCTCTATTCTCGCGAATACCTGCGCATTGTAACGTTCCATTCTTTTATACAAATGTTGTTTGCGTGATACAATTCTTGCCGTAAACATGTGCAATAGACCGCCCGCGCTTGTGGTGATTTGTGATGAAATATcctaaaaaatagaaagagtTATTCTTTGTACATCCAGTCTTTGTAATATAGTGgacaaatttttcaacttcTACGTTCTTTGGCTATCAGAAAGAGAAAGCAAATCTCTACTTTTCATCTCTTTTCTACTTTTGTCGCTACGTCGGTGAGCTGTCTGTTGTGTAGGTTTATGAtgcttttgcataaaataaccTGAAAGGTTCGAACAGAATAGAAGGGTATGATAATGCTCACAGCTATCTTCAGAGGAAGTTGAAATGATTGCACGCATTTTATTCAACTACTTATCGCACCACCTTTCATTGTTTTctgtatgtatgtaaaatcttCATTCGCTCGTAtggatttataatttacgcTTCCGTTTGGCTCCTCGAAATTGGATCGTCAATAGTGATCTAATCtagtaatgtaaaattatcatgTGAGAATTGTTAATTCGCGTAATTTCACGAAATCAGTTTTCCGACATATGATTTTACGGGCGTTACGACGTTTCCTTTCGTAATATTTCCACATTCACGCGACTATTGACGATCTTTCTCCGAAGTCAGCCCTCATTTGTGTATATTAGTGTTACTATCCTTTGTATCAGCATACGAACGTATGTAATCTTGTTTTATAttcgttaaattatttaatcgaatAGTATGATGAGCATTAGGAATTAAAGATGTGCATCTTTAATGAGCTACAAAATTCGCATCCGCTGGATGCAGGCTCACCAATTTAACGTCACTGTTTAACGCACGGCAAATCCTTGACAGAAAAGTGCGGCATAACAAAAGTCCTTCGTGCACACTGCAGCTTGtacaatttgtataaactttttttcctccaaatttttttagatttgttcGATATTTGCACTGCACGAACGAGAATCTCtcgatttttcatttaaattcgATATAATTTCGATGGGAAGGGAGAGATCGATGCGATTAAAGGCGTCAAATTAATCATACGTATTGCCGTATCGTTGCGAATCACGCTTCTTTCAACAGCCGGGGATGCAAAGAAAATTTCGATTTCTAATGTAGACGACCGAGCAAAAGTCCGATTCGAGGTGCTAGTCAATAGAGTTTCGTTACATTTCAACGCAAACGCTTTCACTCGACGAAACCTCAAGTCGTGCAATGGATGCGAACAAGCGTGCTGTATCGCCTTGTGGCACgtatgaaagaaacaattgTGAGTATGCGACTAGAATGGAGAAGTGTAGggggaaataaaaaaaaaaaaaaaaatgtgatcgGGCGGAACAAGTATCACAGGATATTTCGCGCCTGCTGCTCGATCACGACTGAAACCGCGGGAACTATTTAAGCGCTGTAATAGActcatgtaaataataaaattctcgtCGGCGAGAGGTGATCGCCGAACGGGTCGGAAATGATTCGCGACGGAAGGAGActaaaaatagtaaaacacTAAGTACTAAGCGAGATAAATAATGTGTATATGAACAATGtgatataagtaataaataaaagattaattagcACCGTAGAGCGTTtaaggagaaaaaaatcaacCGTTAAATCGTTTACGGTAGATAGATGCTGATAGCTattatttgctaaaaatatcttaaagaatgtcaagaaatttaattgtatataagaaatacaaGAGGGGAAGGAAGAGTGAGAGCGAGGGTGAGAATGGGGTGGGAAGAGAAGAGgcggagagagaaggaggtTGTAagatactatataaatatattgaatacgAAAAGAGGGGGAAGTAAAGAAACGAGAGAAACGTTGAGATGGCGACAACTGTGCCCGTTCTAGCATGTGTCACACCGGTAGTAAAAAAAACCGCAGACATCCGTGTACATCCCGCATGGTAGAATCTGCGAATTGTAATTGAATGAATGGTGCGAGACGAGCGGGACGAAGGTGTATGCAAGAGGCTGAGAATGTTGTAAGAGTGTTGTTATTGTTGTAGTCTATGTCGAATTTTGTTATACGCCTCGACTGGTACGGCACATCCGACGAGTTCGTtgcgcgtaaaaaaaaaaagaaacatgaaAGAGGAAGAGATGATGTGAATGAAaggtgagaaagagagagaaagagagagaaagagaaaaagcgcCTCCGAAGAGGTTCCGATCTCTTCGCATGCGcgacattttttgttaaaaaaaaaggaaaaaaaaacaaaagtgtGCGAAGAAAAAATCCAATACAGTCTATtacaataaagattaaaatgtgAGTGTGACGGTTGCCCAATCCTCCTTGTATTTGTCTAGTATCTGCGCCCGTGTTCGGAACTTTCGGCTCGACCTCCGCGTGTCCGCGTGCAACGACGATTATGCACTTCACGAATCTCGGAATGAATATTAGATAAACTTGTATATCTTGCAATGCGATCGACGGCTTCGATAAATCGCGCGATAATTGACGCAAATCAAAAAACTTGCCAACTCCGTCTCAAATACGTATTTCGAAAGATGAAGGATTGCGTTGCGCAAAACTGTTTTAAGggagtttataaatttataaatgtggaTTTATGTATGATTTGAAAAGACCAACTTCTCTCAATTCGATGTACAGCTTACTGGTGAACATCTTGTTTCGAAGAACAGAGTATTGTCGTCCGCGTGTGTCAAAGCGTCAAACTTTTGTAATACCGAGCCGAGAGTCGCGAGCGTTGGCGAGACCACTGTGCGCTTATATCATACATGTGAGATAAATAGCGATCAAAAGATTTCGACGAAAGAGATTCGTAGTCATAGCGATCTATACCTCCTCCTCGAATCGCGTAAACTTGGTGCGGAGAGCCGCGATCTTCTTCCAGACTGCGACTGCGATCGATTGCGCGCGTATCCGCATCCGAACTGTCCGCTCGCCAGTCGAGCAAGCGAATCGTCCTCGAAGGCAGATCGAAGGCCGTACGCGAGAATCAAAATCGGATCTGCCTTTCTAGCGTTTAGAGATTAAGCGTGTTCAGGTGCGAGGCCGATGCGAACGCTCAATCACATCGCTCCGTGTAGATTCTGTGTAAAATTCACAAAGATCTGAGACGCAAAAATTGTACGCAAAATTGCAGATTACTTCAAATTCGAGCGCAATCGATATTTCATGTTTGTAAAATCTTGTGTTCATTTTCCATATTCTGACTTCATCCGTGAGAAACTTTTTACAGAATCGAGCATTTTTCGGATATTTGATTTAGATTACACGAGtcgatgatatatttatacaaatttctgaaaaatcatACGGAACATGCTTCGAATTTGAACGATGTGATAGCGCGTTCGACGTGCACTGCAGCTGGAACTGCGGATTTCTGGaactaaaattattgtttagcTCTTATCCGATTCGTATGTAAGGTCGACTTTAAGATCTGTCTTGTCGTTGAGCTCATGAAATCGATCGGCGTGTCTTTCGCTTGTGGCTGACTTGCACACAATTAAACTGATGAATAGTTTAGCCGTTGTTTCCTTTAAACCTTAACCTTTAATATAGATACCTatatttcaacttttaataatCTCCGTATATGGAGTGAGAGAGAATTTAGTGAGCTGACTTTTATGatgtgttaaaattttcaaatttttttattgagttTCAACAATTAGCAGTCCACAGCATCTTTTGAGGACTGTAGCGCAACGTACATACCGACACACATGTACACACGCAgcagattattttaaacgtgtaAGAAATCAAACAAATCGCTATTTTTAGTCTATTTATCGTTTATGAACATGATATACAACCTATACAAATTATGCACATATGTATTATTCATGCAATCGattataattacttatatttGTACACTTTACTGTCGCGGTATATGCAAACATAAGGTTTAGGACACGGGCTTAGAGTACTTCCATACTATCTATGTCTACTCCAATGTCGAGAAATTCGTCAGAGTAATCTTGAACGTGTCTCTGTACCAGTGGATTTTCAGAATGGTCTGGATCATCCGTTACAGGACTGGGTGGTGGATTCGATACCGTGCGGTCGGAATCTACTGGCATTCTATCCATGCCTTCGCCACGTCGTAATCTTGCCTCCTCCGCGATTTCTCTGGTCGAAAGCTCCGCTCTTGTCAATAACGCGGGTAAATCTTTTTCGGATCCATCTGcaatttcaagagaaaaatatatatattcgcatcTCTTTCACAAAATTTAATGTCTTCTTTGGAATAGATACGACGCAACGAGTTACTTACTTTCAAAACTTCTCATCAGTTCCTGTGTTTTTTGTCTCCTCACgtcaattttctttctttgttcGCTGCTTTCTTTTTGatcgtaataaaatatctctcttattttttcttgaggGATATGTTTGTCATTTTTTACCAACCAGAAATATACTCCACCAGCTGTCCTTCTACGAGATCCATTCATTATTAACATTCCGCCAtcttcttcaattttcttcgttttttgaaagaaatcaaTAGCTTTTTCTTTACCAATTATATCCACCACTCGTCCTATAACATACGTGTTATAAATACagagtttattattaaatatatttagaattagaatttttactataattaaaaattaagaaaaaatttttttattaatttttaatttttagtacaACAGATATGTTGTTTTTTGcacatatacagatatatatttaaatctatcaagttaaaatatataaactcaTAAACAAAGTTACAATTCCATTTAAAGAGAAAACAAAGatagttatttatataaaattctagagtttaatttgaaaaaattattttaaattatctataatttgaaaacattaGTACACactgatatttttcttaattgatattaaaactttatttttagaaattaaatctaaatttaccaaaaaaatttatctttgtaaagagaatataataaattagaatacaataaaagatattCTGTATACCTTATCAAAAGAACAATTATACAagcgcaaaaaatatataaaacgaataaatttacttattaattaatttaataatttataaattcttactTATGAGAAgttcttttttctcattaagTTTAGTTGTTATGTCAGTAGCAACATCTGCATCTGTTGATTCCATAGTTATGCTTAGGTCTGCTATTATCCTAACAGAACCTTTTGGACTGTCGTAATCCATagagtttcttctttttcctaaTCTAAGTTTCAGGTTATGTCTGTCTGAATTCGTTCTTTTGTTCGTAAATCTGCATTCATCCTTTTCATCATCAGAACTATTTTGATTATGAGATTCTCTGCCATTATGTGCATATCGCAGAGTAAAGTTATAACTTTCAACACTACGTTCTTGATACAATTTCTGCGTAACACCACAAGATATTAAGTCTTCAGTTAAAACTTCTTCTTGCATTTGTGTACACCATACTTTGTATTTATCGTTCTTAGCTGTGCAGCcctttaatgaatttttaggCTTTTTTAACTTGAGTTTAGGTCTTTTAATATTAGTAAGCGCAGAATCTGAGTCAGAATCACTTTCAGAATCTGCAGAATCATCAGATTCATCACTGTATCGCATTTTTGCATATGTATCTGTGGGAGGTGCTATGTGAGGTCTTTCcagtattttatatgtttcgaAGATATCACTCGgctatataaaagaataaaaatcattgttatatattagtatctaaataaattttttatatacataatataataataattaagaataatctaaaattgaGATTAAGATATAGATAATAAAGTATGCTTTGaactgttatttaaaattatacatttaaatacaattgaaGTACATTTCAACACAAGACAACATAGATATTTGTCTTCATTTGTACTGAATTATgttcaaaatgtaatttgttgTCAAAcatttgcatataataattactgtatgtattaatttatgcatataacAAAAGGCATACCTACAACTATTTAAAACTAAGATATGGAATTCCACAatcaaaaatgtattgaatCAAATTatccataaaaattttcttataaataactttttatcatGCTGTTTGATATACCATTTTAGAGATATTTAacttaaatattaagttaatgtgcttttaataaatgttgtagatcatctatatatatatgtaaaaatagaaattaagaaaattgtcAATTGTGCTGCACATATGACTTTTCTTCATATTCTGTTGAAATATCTTGTGCTGCAGTGCACATGGTTACatgatagaaataattaactaTTACAATACAAAGATAGATAAGTGAATTATTATGCACAATCACTTtcaaatcattatttaaaaaaataaaattagtacaATGAATAAAGCGCATTTATACTAGGTTAGATTTAGGTTAGATTTCTAGCAAATGAAAATTCTCCGGTTTCTGACCTCGTCGTCGACGATCTCGCCATCTTCTAGCTCTAGTGGTTCCGCTTCCATATTCTATGGTACAgatgatatttctttttccttgttttatttgtttatagaaaCAACGATTGACAAAGTCGATACtccaaattattatcatacaaAACCAGTCCTTTCCTCTCACGAGCGTCAATGTCAGCAGTGTTCAGCAATGAACTGTATACacttgttacattttatttctattgcgcgatatgcatttttatttcctaaaAGCCACTTTTCATGAACAACTGCAAAGAATAGCTATGAATTCAAgttgagaaatttaattcacaTTCACACTGCGTTCAATATTCGATGTGATGCGGGATATCGATactcaaaatatattttttttaaattctgcagaaaattaatacaaaactATAACAAGgtcattaaactttatatatattgggATACgtcttttcatataaatacatGACTACAGTCGATAAAGAGAATAGCAGATTAGCTGTGTCTCTTTCTTTCGTACGCGCATTGAAAATTTGACATATTGTGATAGGCGTGATGCGTCACATCTCACATATGTAtagttcaataatattttggtAGTGTTATGAGTAGtgtcagaaaatattttgttttgtttacatatttatcaattacttGAAACTTGGattaggaaattaatttttggaaaCTGATTATTTCGTAAC
This window of the Linepithema humile isolate Giens D197 chromosome 1, Lhum_UNIL_v1.0, whole genome shotgun sequence genome carries:
- the LOC105667335 gene encoding max-binding protein MNT-like isoform X5 produces the protein MGVLLVSDGITSPVMQSRVSLSARDAVVDIGVVDETNNNVRGLMDANSLPPPMPPTPTRVVDIIDIVNGGEPPRHNDWMPPPPKKKWIRHYLLEEEPLENNRTSQSIASRGNSVVSSTRVTPSSTGSNSVQLTALHSTSHHHHPHHHHSHHHHSQQQQQQQQQHQQQHHHSDHHGTHNNYMENHNPNQSQQNVGSLVVDVETSHDNKKHRTGPCVLRSGTREVHNKLEKNRRAHLKECFELLKRQLPSQDEKKSSNLSILHAANKYIQALRKKEREMEHEMERLAREKIASQQKLVALKKELHATYDHIDINSLLLEQNSGADVTIKNVSESAEVDVAGLPRGGTRYSSTSSLSSVTTASSPQALQSTSTTSSIHNQAATAGVVCQTQDLNLARGSRESPPASSTPGTASAPSIPAPTQEKVATSNTNIVQQPHQLHLPISAQMLNTSQGLATIVPTLQHIGPGLRVIPGDTRQLLVAHTAGNNESRPLTLAVQNSSDQSRPPLIAVQSNAGNEPRPVALVVHSSTANDNRVTFVHSNLSNNDRPLALAVQSSASDVRPVTFVHSGNEGRPLVLATHSPALNVSNAQTRIRTGDAQTTHKMVGGVTLVGGNGSELARLPGGAELNILPANGLTLSHTGVSLQAAAGKPGSTMMQSAPSTESIAHIVGQHAPLSGLTPIVTPMTVVSQGNQVTAHILAPSSLAGKMITTPILKSVGQMPLVNAQYLNTTTLVKPVVVVSQPSPSTSTASSTTATNTQPSSTSNSTV
- the LOC105667335 gene encoding uncharacterized protein isoform X4, coding for MRRAQHDHSASVREFKEPAQQQQQHHYHHRTTIPSTPAATEQHTGRRMSLETLLQAAYYVEQEEKKRLASTSSSSSTDLHSFASTPPHSNHTYASTEPRGTKFKRERTESDDLFCEEKMLIIDEEEPLENNRTSQSIASRGNSVVSSTRVTPSSTGSNSVQLTALHSTSHHHHPHHHHSHHHHSQQQQQQQQQHQQQHHHSDHHGTHNNYMENHNPNQSQQNVGSLVVDVETSHDNKKHRTGPCVLRSGTREVHNKLEKNRRAHLKECFELLKRQLPSQDEKKSSNLSILHAANKYIQALRKKEREMEHEMERLAREKIASQQKLVALKKELHATYDHIDINSLLLEQNSGADVTIKNVSESAEVDVAGLPRGGTRYSSTSSLSSVTTASSPQALQSTSTTSSIHNQAATAGVVCQTQDLNLARGSRESPPASSTPGTASAPSIPAPTQEKVATSNTNIVQQPHQLHLPISAQMLNTSQGLATIVPTLQHIGPGLRVIPGDTRQLLVAHTAGNNESRPLTLAVQNSSDQSRPPLIAVQSNAGNEPRPVALVVHSSTANDNRVTFVHSNLSNNDRPLALAVQSSASDVRPVTFVHSGNEGRPLVLATHSPALNVSNAQTRIRTGDAQTTHKMVGGVTLVGGNGSELARLPGGAELNILPANGLTLSHTGVSLQAAAGKPGSTMMQSAPSTESIAHIVGQHAPLSGLTPIVTPMTVVSQGNQVTAHILAPSSLAGKMITTPILKSVGQMPLVNAQYLNTTTLVKPVVVVSQPSPSTSTASSTTATNTQPSSTSNSTV
- the LOC105667335 gene encoding uncharacterized protein isoform X1, encoding MCLLNEIAKRSEQQQKDRDKRFGPANSSPASRTGGGCGVGVGDRRNAGGSMRRAQHDHSASVREFKEPAQQQQQHHYHHRTTIPSTPAATEQHTGRRMSLETLLQAAYYVEQEEKKRLASTSSSSSTDLHSFASTPPHSNHTYASTEPRGTKFKRERTESDDLFCEEKMLIIDEEEPLENNRTSQSIASRGNSVVSSTRVTPSSTGSNSVQLTALHSTSHHHHPHHHHSHHHHSQQQQQQQQQHQQQHHHSDHHGTHNNYMENHNPNQSQQNVGSLVVDVETSHDNKKHRTGPCVLRSGTREVHNKLEKNRRAHLKECFELLKRQLPSQDEKKSSNLSILHAANKYIQALRKKEREMEHEMERLAREKIASQQKLVALKKELHATYDHIDINSLLLEQNSGADVTIKNVSESAEVDVAGLPRGGTRYSSTSSLSSVTTASSPQALQSTSTTSSIHNQAATAGVVCQTQDLNLARGSRESPPASSTPGTASAPSIPAPTQEKVATSNTNIVQQPHQLHLPISAQMLNTSQGLATIVPTLQHIGPGLRVIPGDTRQLLVAHTAGNNESRPLTLAVQNSSDQSRPPLIAVQSNAGNEPRPVALVVHSSTANDNRVTFVHSNLSNNDRPLALAVQSSASDVRPVTFVHSGNEGRPLVLATHSPALNVSNAQTRIRTGDAQTTHKMVGGVTLVGGNGSELARLPGGAELNILPANGLTLSHTGVSLQAAAGKPGSTMMQSAPSTESIAHIVGQHAPLSGLTPIVTPMTVVSQGNQVTAHILAPSSLAGKMITTPILKSVGQMPLVNAQYLNTTTLVKPVVVVSQPSPSTSTASSTTATNTQPSSTSNSTV
- the LOC105667335 gene encoding uncharacterized protein isoform X3, which codes for MSNKRKRSASQAPLPPLPRTYTRSRPHRPTLTILMLLPSHVKAAAGEFCAERILLLRETPRPLEFSLSRDVATRARKCITDGDECLRGLRGKTKETGLSERPRGGGGGWTGEERAKVSVDSPCALRLPTHGEINVRARSNHLHGTKFKRERTESDDLFCEEKMLIIDEEEPLENNRTSQSIASRGNSVVSSTRVTPSSTGSNSVQLTALHSTSHHHHPHHHHSHHHHSQQQQQQQQQHQQQHHHSDHHGTHNNYMENHNPNQSQQNVGSLVVDVETSHDNKKHRTGPCVLRSGTREVHNKLEKNRRAHLKECFELLKRQLPSQDEKKSSNLSILHAANKYIQALRKKEREMEHEMERLAREKIASQQKLVALKKELHATYDHIDINSLLLEQNSGADVTIKNVSESAEVDVAGLPRGGTRYSSTSSLSSVTTASSPQALQSTSTTSSIHNQAATAGVVCQTQDLNLARGSRESPPASSTPGTASAPSIPAPTQEKVATSNTNIVQQPHQLHLPISAQMLNTSQGLATIVPTLQHIGPGLRVIPGDTRQLLVAHTAGNNESRPLTLAVQNSSDQSRPPLIAVQSNAGNEPRPVALVVHSSTANDNRVTFVHSNLSNNDRPLALAVQSSASDVRPVTFVHSGNEGRPLVLATHSPALNVSNAQTRIRTGDAQTTHKMVGGVTLVGGNGSELARLPGGAELNILPANGLTLSHTGVSLQAAAGKPGSTMMQSAPSTESIAHIVGQHAPLSGLTPIVTPMTVVSQGNQVTAHILAPSSLAGKMITTPILKSVGQMPLVNAQYLNTTTLVKPVVVVSQPSPSTSTASSTTATNTQPSSTSNSTV